The following proteins come from a genomic window of Clupea harengus unplaced genomic scaffold, Ch_v2.0.2, whole genome shotgun sequence:
- the cunh15orf48 gene encoding normal mucosa of esophagus-specific gene 1 protein: MSGFFLMLRKRKELIPLIGFTGMAAAGAATASLYFLLTKPDVILNRSKNPEPWERVDPSKPQKLITINQQWKPVKELELVKSLTK, translated from the exons ATGTCTGGGTTCTTTTTGATGTTACGGAAGAGAAAAGAG CTTATTCCCTTAATTGGATTCACGGGTATGGCGGCAGCTGGTGCCGCTACTGCGTCACTTTACTTCTTGCTGACCAAGCCTGATGTGAT ACTTAACCGGTCGAAAAATCCAGAGCCCTGGGAGAGGGTAGATCCATCCAAACCACAAAAG CTCATCACCATAAACCAACAATGGAAGCCGGtgaaggagctggagctggtgaAGAGCCTGACTAAATGA